The genome window GGCACGTCGGCGACGGGCGCCGTGAAAGCGAGCGACGTCGGCCTCCGCTTCGTCGAGGCCCCCTTCCATTACAAGTTCTCGAGCGGCGACATCTCGTGCTGCGACTGTTTCCACCCGGCGGCGAGCGGCCAGGCGAAGCTCGCCGAGGGCACGTACGCGGGCTTCCAGTGCAGCGCCGCGACCCCGTGCTGCGCACCCTCGGCCGACCCGCTCGTGAACGCGGCCTGCTCCGCGACCGACGAGACGAGCTTCCATCCCGGCGGCTTCTGGGCCGGCGCCCCGTGCGGCAACGGCGTCGTCGATCCGGGCGAGCAGTGCGACCTCGGGGCCGCGAACGGCACACCCGGCGCGTGCTGCCTCGGGAGCTGCGCTTTCGCGCCGGCGGGTACGACCTGCCGCGCTTCGGCCGGCGTCTGCGACGTCGCCGAGACCTGCACCGGGGCGGCGGCGGCCTGCCCCGCGAACGGCTTCGCGTCGAGCGCGACCGTCTGCCGCGGCTCGGCGGGCGCCTGCGATCCCGCCGAGACCTGCAGCGGCAGCGCGGCGAGCTGCCCGTCCGACGCCAAGAGCGCCGGCGTCTGCCGGCCGAGCGCCGGCTCGTGCGACGTCGCGGAGAGCTGCGACGGCGTGAGCGACGCGTGCCCCGCCGACGTCGTGCAGCCGGCGAGCTTCGTCTGCCGGCCGGCGGGCGGCGTGTGCGACGTCGCCGAGAGTTGCACCGGCTCGAGCGGGGGCTGCCCCACGGACGCGAAGAGCACGGCGACGTGTCGCGCCGCCATCGGCGTCTGCGACCTCACCGAGACCTGCGACGGCGTGAACGATGCGTGTCCCGCCGACGCGTTCGCCCCGCCGACCGTCACGTGTCGCGGCGCGGCCGGCGTCTGCGACCTCGCGGAGAGCTGCACGGGGAGCTCCGCGGCGTGCCCCGCCGACGCCAAGAGCACGGCGGTCTGCCGCGCCGCCGCGGGTGCATGCGACATCGCCGAGAGCTGCGGCGGATCGTCCGACGCGTGTCCCGCCGACGTCCTCGTGACGAGCGGCACCGTCTGTCGCGCCGCGGCCGGCGTCTGCGACCTCGTCGAGAGCTGCGACGGGGCCTCGCCGACCTGCCCCGCCGACGCCAGGAGCACCGCCGTCTGCCGGCCGCCGGCCGGGTTCTGCGATCTCACCGAGAGCTGCGACGGCGTCGGCACCGCCTGCCCGCCCGACAGCCTGCGCCCCGCGAACGTCGTCTGCCGCGCCGCCGCCGGCGTCTGCGACGTCGCCGAGCTCTGCACCGGCGTGAGCGCCGCCTGCCCGGACGACGCCAAGAGTACGGCGGTCTGCCGCGGCGCCGCGGGCGTCTGCGACGTCGGCGAGAGCTGCGACGGATCGTCCGACGCGTGCCCCGACGACAGCTTCGCGGCCGCGACCGTCGTGTGCCGGCCGGCGACGGGCGATTGCGACGCCACCGAGCTCTGCAGCGGCGGCGCGGCCGGGTGTCCGGCCGACGGCGCAGCGGCCGACGGCGCGCCCTGCGACGACGGCGCCGCCTGCACGCTCCCCGACAGCTGCGTCGCCGGCCAGTGCCAGGGCAACACCGACATCTGCGGCGACGGCGCGACCCAGGGAAGTTGCGGCGAGCAGTGCGACGACGGCAACGCGACGAGCGGCGACGGCTGCTCCGCGAGCTGCCAGATCGAGGACACGCCCGGGTGCGGCGCGGCGCCGGCGGCGGGATGCCGCCTGCCGATCGCGTCGGCGCAGGCGGCTCTCTTCCTCCGCAACGCGACGCTCGCGGACAAGGACAGCCTGCAGTGGAAGTGGCATCGCGGCGCCGCCACGCCGAAGGCGGACTTCGGGAACCCGACCGTCGACGCGAGCTACCAGCTCTGCGTCTACGACGGCGGCACGCTCCGCACGAGCCTGCCGCTCCCCACGGCCGGCGTCTGCGGCGGACGGCCGTGCTGGAAGGAGAACGGAGCGGGCTTCCAGTACGCCGACAAGACCGGGCTCCACGGCGTCACGCGCCTCGTCCTCAAGAGCGGCGCGGCGCCCGGGAAGGCGAAGATCCTGCTCAAGGGCCGGGGCGCGAACCTCGCGCTCCCGGCACTGCCGCTGGCGCAGCCGGTCCGGGTGCAGCTCCTGAGCTCGACCGGCGTCTGCTGGGAAGCCGCGTTCAGCGCACCGGCGATCCGCAACCAGCCGGACCAGTTCAAGGACAAGTCGGACTGACGAAGCGCCTGGTCCATGCGCCAGTCCGCCCGTGCTCACACGTCGACCATCGCCATCGTTGCTCGCGTCGTGGCAATTGTGCTACCCGGTGCTACATGTCTCGTGTCGCGCGCCGGGTCGGGGTCCGCGAGCTCCGGCAGAACTTGAGCGTTCATTTGCGCGCCGTGGCCGACGGGCACACACTGGAGGTCACCGAGCATGGCCGACCGGTCGCTCTCCTGGCCCCCCTCCCACAACCCGCGTCGACCGTGGCGCGGCTCGTGGCCACTGGACGCGCCACCCGACCGGAGGGAGACCTCGTCGAACTCGGGCCTCCCAAAGGGCGTCCCTCACGGCGACTGACCCGGGCGTTACGGAGCCTCCGGGCCGACCACCGGTGAAATGCCGGCGCTCTATCTCGACTCGTCGGCAATCGTGAAGCTCGTGACCCCCGAGGTGGAATCCCCGGCGTTGCTCGAGTTTCTCCACGCCTTCGAGGAGCGGATCTCGAGCGTACTCGCGCGCGTCGAAGTCCATCGAACCCTCCATCGCGCGCACGGCACCCCCGCGGAGCGGCGGCGCGCCGAGCGCGTCCTGCGACGCATCGCCTTGGTTCAGATCGACGGTCCGATCATCGCCGTCGCGTCGCAGCTCGCGCCCGCCGATCTTCGCTCTCTCGATGCGATCCACCTTGCTACGGCGCTCTCGGTCTCCGGAGCTCTCGCGGGCATGGTCACGTACGACGAGCGACTTGCGCGAGCGGCGACGGTCGCACGCGTCCGTGTGTACGCGCCCGAATAGACAGCCCCGTTGACGGCGGACGCGCGTCAGCGTGGCAGCACGGCGAGCACGGCCGCGGCCTTGGCGCGGAGCGCCGCCGACGGCGCGCGCGCCGCGAGCGCGCTCATCCACTCCTCGACGCTCCGCGGATCGCCCGCGGACGCCTGGAGGATACGCGCGAGGACGGCGTCGTCGACGGGCGTCAGCGTCGAGAGGTACGCCGCCTCGACCTCGGGATCGCGCGCGAACGCGGCGAGCCCGGCGTCGCGGGCCGCCGCGCGCGCCGCCGGGTCTCGCTCCATGACGGCGGCGTGCAGCACCCGCCCGACCGGCGCTTCGTCGCTGCCGACCGCCGCCGCGAGCGGTCCCGCGACGGCAACCGGACGCTGCAGAACGAACGCCTGGTCTTCCTCCTCGGCGAGCGGCGGCCGCGGCGAAGGCGCCGACCCGACGGACGGCGCTGGCGCCGCCGGCGCGCCCCGCGTCAGCAGGTCGATCGTGCGGAGCGAGCCGTCGCCGGCATAGGTCAGCATGAAGCTCTCGGCGCCAAGGAGGCGCGCGAGGCCGTCGGCGATCGGCAGCGCCGTGAAGTCGATGGTGACCGGCCGCGCCTCGACCTCGCCGCGCACGGTGGCGCGCGTCACCGCTGCGATCTCGGCGAGCACCCGGTCGAGCGGCGCGTCGACGACCCGCACGCTCAGCCGGCCGTCCGCCCAGCGCACGGCCGCGGGCGCCGGCGTCGGCGTCGCGGCGGCGCGCGCGGCCGCGGCGAGGCTCCCGAGCCAGAGCGCGGCGAGCGCGATCCCGAGCGAACGCACGCCGCGACTCTGCCGCCAATCGGCGCCGGATGCGAGGACGCGTTGACGCCGCGCCGGACCCGGGTCCAGCGTCGCCGCGCATGGGGCTCACGATGCTCGCGCTCATTGCGATCCGGCGCGACCTCGTACCCCTTCCCATGATCGGCGCGTCCGCCGCAGCGCGACCTCGGGCCGCTCACGCCCTGGCGGCCTCGCGCGAACGTCGCGGCTGACGGCGCGCCTCGTCGACCCGACGAAGCGCACGCGCCCGACGACGCGTCCCGTCAGCCGCAGGTCATCGTGACCGCGCCTCCGCGGCAGCGCGGCTTCGGCGCCGCCGGTCCGTTCCAGTGCGCGCTCGCGCACTCGGCGGCGGCGCCGAGCCGGATCGCGAGGTCGAGCGGACCGACGAGCGGCAGCGCCGGCGCGCTCACCATGCGCACCGCGAACGTCACGCGGCCCGGCGCGCGCGCCGTCGAGCGGTCGGCGACGTCGATACGGCGGACGCCGCCGTGTGCGCCGCTCGGATCGTCGAAGCGCCAGCGCGTCCTCTTCTTGTTGACGGTCCAGCCGACGCCGCCGGGAATCGTGACGTCGAGAACGCCGGGGATCGTCACCCGCACGCCGTTCGCGGCCGGGTCGACCCCGCTCCACGGTTTCGGCAGCACGGCCGTGCCGCTCGCCGCGAGCGCGCCGGTCGCGTAGGTCGCCTTGAGGCGCGCCCTGGCCGCGACGATGCCGCTCGCGCACGGGCTCGCCGCGCTCGGGCTCGGCGTCGGGGCGGGAGGCGTCGCCGTCGCGCCGGCCGCCGGCGTCGGCCTCGGCGTCGGCGCGCCCGGCCCGTCGCCGTTCACGGCCTTCCATTCGACGAGCAGGTCGCGGAGCGCCTCGGGCTCGTTCGTCGGCGGCGGGTCGCCGGTCTGGCTCCGGGTGTTGACGCCGTGGCAGCTGCCGCAGACGCGGATCTCGCCCGGCTGGAAGCTCAGCCAGTTGCGCTCGCGGACGACGCCCGCACCCTGCGCGTCGACGAGCTGCCACGAGAGCGCGCGCCGCGCCGGCACGAGCGCCGCCATCGAGCCGTCGAGCCCGAGCGCGACCGCGCTCGCGGGACCGCCCGGCGCCTGCGACACGCCGTCGCCGTGCATCGGCCGCGCCAGCACGCGCCGGCCGGATCGCGGGTCGGCGACGCCGCCGTAGCCGCGCACGGCATCGGCCTGGAAGATCTGGAAGAACGCGACGTCGTAGATCGTCCCGCTCGCGCCGACCGACTGGACGCCGCCCGGTACGCGGAGATTGAACGGCTGATGCCGGTCGGCGCGGTCGCGCTGGGTGACGTCGCGCGACACGATCAGCGCGAGCCCGTGCTGGCGCAGGAACTCCTTGAAGCTCCCGACGTCGACGCCGACGTCCGCGAAGACGCCGGCCTCGACGGTCGGCAGCGTCTCGACGCGCGCGGTCGGCACGGGACGCGCCGCGACCTCCACCGGATCGAGCTCCCAGAGCGTGCCGTCGAACGTGGCGAGCACGTCCGGCGTCCACCAGCTCACGCTCTTCTGGATGCCGGCGGTGACGGCGCTGCTCGGAGCCCAGAAGCCGCCCTGGAGCGTCAACCGCTTCAAGCGGAACTGATACGACCAGCTCGGCGACGCCGTGCTGCCGTCGTTCGCGAGGCTCCCGGTCGCGGGCGTGTGCACGGCCACGAGCGTGCCGTCCGCGAGCGGCAGCGGGTTCCGGAAGTAGCCGGTGTCGGCCGGGACGTCGGCGTCGGCGCTCGTCGGCGTCACCGCCGTGAGCGTCATCTCCTCCGCGTTCAGCGTCGGCGCGCCGGTCAGGCGCATGAGCGTGCCGGCCGTGCCCGTGCCGAACTCCGGAGCGTGCGTCGCGAGGAAATCGCCGGGGCTCACCGGGTCCTCGCGCAGATGGAAGAGCCCGCCGTCACCTCCGATGCGAAGCTCGTTCGCGTGCAGGGACGGGCTCACGAAGTAGGTCAGATTCGGGTCGGCGACGAAGCTCCCGTCGGAGTACGTGCCGCCGAGCTCGTGGCGGCCGACGTGGTTCAGCGTCTCCTCGGCGGTCCCGTCCTGGTTCAGCTCCCACGGGAAGAACTGGTTGAAGGTATGGGTCGAGAGCGCCGGCGAGTAGGCCGGGTCGCCGGCGGTGCGCGGCTCCGGGAACACCTCGGCGCCGGCGAGGCTGGTCGTGGTCGCCGCGTTCGCGGCCTCGCTCGCCCACGTGAAGGCGCCGTAGCTCGCGGCCGTGCCCGGGGCGTCGCCCTGCTGATCGCGCTGCAAGTGATCCCACTTGGTGAAGATCACGCGCCCGAAGGAGTCCAGCGAGAGCGAGAAGGCGCCGCTCGGCGCGTGCTCGAGGAGCATGAGGTCGCCACTCGTCTCGTCGAGCGAGTAGATACCGGCGACGACGTCTGCCGACTCGTACTCGTCGCGCTGTGGGTAGAGGTGCGCTTCGCCGGTCGGCGGGCGGTCGGAGGTGAAGAGAATGCGGCCGTCGGTCGCGTAGATCGGCGACACGTTATTGTAGGCCGGCTGGTTCGCGATCGTGCGGATCGCCGCGGTCTGGCCCTGCCCGAGCCCCGTCACCTCGTAGATCTGCCAGCGAAAGGTCGCGACCTGGTACCGCTGGGTCGGCGCGCCGACGACCATCGCGAAGAGCGCCTTCGTGCCGCTCCAGTGCACGCACGGCTCGCGGACGGCGATGGCGTTCGCGCCCTGCTGGCCGCTCGAGCCGTAGCCGGCCTCCTGGGTGAGGAAGCGCAGCGAGCCGTCGGGATAGCGAACCACGAGGTCGCCGCCGCGGGGTGCGTCGCTCGGACCGGCGAGATGGTTGCCGAAGGTGCTGGTGAGGACGGTGAAGCCGCCGACCGGCACCTGGGTCACGAAGAGGATGGGGTTCGTCTGCGCGGCGGCGGGAACGGCCCACGCCGCGAGCACGAGGACGCCCGCGACGAGCCTACGACAAATGACCAGCGGTTTGCCTCGCATCGCTCGGCCTCCTCGGCCTGCGAGGCAGCAAGCATCGTTCCGCGCGAACCGGCGCGCTTCCGTCCGCGATGGCGCCGCTCCGCGCCACCGAGCCGTACGGCGATGACGGCGCGCCACGCCGGTGACGGCCGATGCCAGGGCGAGTGCGGCGGGCCGCGGGCCGATCAGCGCATGAGGGCCATGGGCTCGGCCGAGACCCCGTAGCGCGGGCGCGCCGCGACGCGCCCGAGGCACGCGCGCGCTCCGATCCGGCCGGCGAGGAGGTCGGCGTAGGCGGCGAGCACGCGCGCGGCTTCCTCGCGGGTCTCGCGCACCAGCTCGACCCGGAAGCGGCGCACGCCGCGCGCGACGAGCTCCGGCGCAAGCTCGGCGGCGGACTGCAGCTCGCCGTTGAAGACCGTGTTGCGGCAGCCGACGTCGACGATCACCGGGTGCGTCCGGCCGGTGCGGTCGCGGAGCGCGACCTCGTGGCGCTCGCACGGTCGGCCGCAGGTGCGGTAGTCGCGCCCGCCCGAGAGCAGGTGCGCATACACGCAGTGCTCGGTGTGGAAGGTCGGGATGCGGTGGTGCAGGACGACGGTGAAGCGCTCGGCGGGCGCGGCGTCGAGGAGCGCCGCGAGCTGGGCGCGATCGAGATCGTAGGACGGCGTCAGCGTGTCGAGGCCGCGAGCGAAGAGCTCGGCCGCCGTGATCGAGTTGGCGACGTTCAGCGAGAAGTCGCCGTGCAGGAAGGGGCGCGGCGCGCCGGGGGCGAGCGCCTGGAAGGCGACGAGCGCGCCCCAGTGCCG of Deltaproteobacteria bacterium contains these proteins:
- a CDS encoding type II toxin-antitoxin system prevent-host-death family antitoxin; translated protein: MSRVARRVGVRELRQNLSVHLRAVADGHTLEVTEHGRPVALLAPLPQPASTVARLVATGRATRPEGDLVELGPPKGRPSRRLTRALRSLRADHR
- a CDS encoding type II toxin-antitoxin system VapC family toxin, producing MPALYLDSSAIVKLVTPEVESPALLEFLHAFEERISSVLARVEVHRTLHRAHGTPAERRRAERVLRRIALVQIDGPIIAVASQLAPADLRSLDAIHLATALSVSGALAGMVTYDERLARAATVARVRVYAPE